One region of Glycine max cultivar Williams 82 chromosome 9, Glycine_max_v4.0, whole genome shotgun sequence genomic DNA includes:
- the LOC100811764 gene encoding uncharacterized protein produces the protein MFIKKLIKFLKVVWCILHNNTLIDMARIPVRFQRVAAAFDADVARVRLCESSGSEHSPESLTDLSDLVKSFMEKNETTTTGEKEEEEEEGGGVHEEELEKTEWSDSEKREMLQSFLYGKEDETDEDERDAKEKIRREVEVAFGLVGNNYKRRLISLLREKGFDAGLCKSKWEKNGRLTAGDYEYIDVNFKGKRYIVEISLAGEFEIARPTDQYSSLLDVFPLIFVGKVEEMKQVVRLMCTAIKGSMKRMKLHIPPWRRNVYMQAKWFGAYKRTTNAVATKRVSLPLSSDESLFPKRSIGFEVRPVKAHKCRDVYATNTGFRTGHLTAVFNSDSLGA, from the exons atgttcattaagaaattaattaaatttttgaaagtgGTGTGGTGCATATTGCATAATAATACTCTTATAGATATGGCAAGGATTCCAGTGAGGTTTCAGAGAGTGGCAGCGGCGTTTGACGCTGACGTGGCACGCGTGAGGCTCTGCGAGAGCAGCGGGAGCGAGCACTCGCCGGAGAGTTTGACCGATTTGTCGGATCTCGTGAAGTCCTTTATGGAGAAGAACGAGACAACAACCACCggggaaaaagaagaagaagaagaagaaggtggtGGTGTTCATGAAGAAGAGTTAGAAAAAACTGAGTGGTCTGATTCGGAGAAGAGGGAAATGCTGCAGAGTTTCTTGTATGGGAAAGAAGATGAGACTGATGAGGATGAAAGGGACGCCAAAGAAAAAATTAGGAGAGAGGTTGAAGTTGCATTTGGACTTGTTGGGAACAATTACAAACGCAGGTTGATCTCTCTGTTAAGGGAGAAAGGTTTTGATGCTG GTCTTTGCAAATCCAAGTGGGAGAAAAATGGAAGATTAACAGCTGGTGATTATGAGTACATTGATGTCAATTTTAAGGGAAAACGCTACATAGTTGAAATTTCCCTTGCTGGCGAGTTCGAAATAGCTCGTCCCACAGATCAATATTCTTCCTTGCTAGATGTGTTCCCATTGATATTTGTGGGTAAAGTGGAAGAGATGAAGCAGGTTGTGAGGCTGATGTGCACTGCTATCAAGGGCTCCATGAAAAGAATGAAACTGCACATACCACCATGGAGGAGAAATGTGTACATGCAAGCCAAGTGGTTCGGTGCTTACAAACGAACAACCAATGCAGTTGCAACTAAAAGGGTATCATTGCCTTTGTCTTCTGATGAGTCTTTGTTTCCTAAAAGGTCCATTGGATTTGAAGTGAGACCTGTGAAAGCACACAAGTGCAGGGATGTTTATGCCACTAATACTGGCTTCAGAACTGGTCATTTGACTGCTGTGTTTAATTCTGATAGCCTTGGTGCataa